The following coding sequences are from one Coffea arabica cultivar ET-39 chromosome 11e, Coffea Arabica ET-39 HiFi, whole genome shotgun sequence window:
- the LOC113717849 gene encoding uncharacterized protein yields MATSKSDMKGFFKQKKKSGGITKAKAKSSSTKKSLSPKRSATYGSDITQPAALISHGFPDIENDYDEKEEVLRQFDMNMAYGPCLGMSRLARWERAKSLGMNPPEDIGHLLKAGKVGAECLWEGRV; encoded by the exons ATGGCAACATCAAAATCAGATATGAAGGGCTTCTTCAAGCAAAAGAAGAAGTCTGGAGGCATAACAAAGGCGAAGGCCAAATCATCATCTACAAAGAAATCTCTGTCTCCAAAGCGCTCAGCTACTTATGGCTCTGACATCACTCAACCTGCTGCTCTTATCTCACATGGTTTTCCTGACATTGAAA ATGATTATGATGAAAAAGAGGAAGTTCTCAGGCAATTTGACATGAACATGGCATACGGACCATGCCTTGGGATGAGCAGGCTTGCTCGCTGGGAGCGTGCCAAATCCTTGGGCATGAATCCTCCTGAAGATATAGGGCATCTCTTGAAAGCTGGCAAAGTTGGAGCTGAATGTTTGTGGGAAGGGCGTGTTTAG